GGCTTCCAGTTCTCTTTCCTGTTTTACCAAGTCGGCCCGAACGGAATCCACACCGATACGAAGTGATTCTTCCGCCATTCTTTGTTTATCCAAATCCAATGTAGAATAGACCAGAAGGCCCCTTTCTTCCAAGTCCTCATTGGAAAAACTCTCCAATACAAACCTTCTTACTTCGGCATTAAAATCAGGAGCAAGGTTGATTCTAAAATCCTTATCGGCACCGTATTTTCCTATATCACTGGAATATTTCGGCTCACCCTCTTCGCCTTTGTATTCTTTTACTTTATAAAAGATTTTAAATTTTTTAACATTGGGTTCGATGGATTCTCCGAATTTTTTGGGAATCTCCGACTGATCCGGATTCAATTCGGGATTGCGTGCCATATCGTATAACACCCGTTTTTGGCGGGAAAGTGCAATCCCCAGGTTCCGAATCGGATTGTAAACACTCGGCGCGGGGATTGTTCCTACAAGCATCGCAGCTTCTTCCGGAGTCAGCTCGGTTGCCGGTTTCCTGAAATAATAACGTGCAGCTTCTTCTACACCGGTGTTTCCCTCCCCCAAAAAAATCTGGTTGAGATACATCGCCAGAATCTCTTCTTTTGAAAACTGGCTTTCGATATAAAACGTGCAGTAAAGCTCTGTTAGTTTATTAAACAGACTTCGTTTCCCTAGATTTAATGTGAGTTTTGCCAACTGCTGAGTGATTGTAGAACCACCTTGAGAAAGTCGGAATTGAATTAGGTTTGTAAAAACAGCCCTACCGATAGCGGCATAATTCACGCCTCCGTGAGAATAAAATTCCCTATCTTCGGAAGATAATACTGCCCATAAGATCATATGGTGTTTTTTCAAATTGTCTGTCCGAATGGGCCGAAAGTTTCTGCGATAGAATTCTCCGATTACTTTTCCTCCCCGATCCAGGATCTTAATCGACTTCGGCTGAAAGTTATCATAAAAATTAGAAACTTCCGATCGGTATTTTTCAAGAGAACGTTCCACGCGGGCCTGCTCGCCCGACCAAACAACGTAAGCTCCTCCCAAAAAGAAAGCGGAAAGAAAAACAAAAAGAATACTCCCCGATATAACAAGAGTTACTCTCTTTTCCCAAAGTTTCTTCAAAAAATCAATCGAATGTTCACCTAATGCACGTAAAAATAAAACCCAGGTCTCTTTATTATTCATTTCAAATTATTTGCTCTTTTTCTTTTTTGGGAAAACTAAACTCGATACTTCATCAAAATGAGAAACAGGAAAAAACTTAACTCCCTTTTTCACATAATCGGGAATTTCCTTGAAAGAACTTTCATTGTCCCGAGGGAAAATGATTTTTTTAACACCGACTCTTTTCGCGGCAACGATTTTTTCCCGTAGTCCCCCGATCGCAAGAACTTCGCCGGTTAACGTAAGTTCGCCTGTCATTCCGAAGCCAGGCGCTATTGTCTGTCCCAATACAAGTGAATAAAGTGCGGATGCCATCGTTATACCCGCACTCGGTCCGTCTTTGGGTGTCGCTCCGTCCGGAACATGCAAATGGATGGTTTTGTTTTCAAACTTGGATTCAAGTCCCGAATAGTTTTTAATAAAAGAAAGTGCGATATTTGCCGACTCTTCCATCATCTTCCCCATCTGCCCAGTCAAAAGAATTCCTCCTTTTCCGGGAACAAAAACAGCTTCGATGAGAAGAGTAGATCCGCCTGCACTTGTCCAAGCCAAACCGAGAGCAGTTCCCGGTTGTTTCGGTTTGGTCATTCGATCATCGACGAAAGGAGGGGCGCCTAATAACTCAATCAAATCCTTCTCTCTGATTTCTTTGGAATATTTTTCCTTTAGCACGTGTTTTAGTGCGAGCTTTCTTACCAATTTATCGAAAGTTTTTTCCAATCCCCGAAGGCCTGATTCCCTGGAATAGGAATTGATCAATGTGATGAGAGTGTTTTTTTGAATGGAAAAATTTTTAGCAAGTAATCCGTTTTTTGTGAAGATCTTGTTCCAAAGATATTTTTGAAAGATCTGAACTTTTTCTTCGGTAATATAACCTGATAATTGAATCACTTCCATACGATCCAAAAGCACTCGTGGTATCGGCTCAAACGTGTTAGCTGTAGCAATAAAGAATACTTGGGACAAATCGAACGGCAAATCCAGGTAATGATCTCTGAATGTTGCGTTCTGTTCCGGATCCAGCACTTCCAAAAGAGATGCCTGCGGATCCCCTTGAAATCCTTGGGACATTTTATCTATTTCATCCAAAAGAATCACCGGATCCCTTTCGCCTGTGATCTTCAAAGCAGTCAGTATTTTACCCGGCATTGCTCCGATATAAGTCCTTCGATGACCTTTGATTTCCGCTTCGTCCCTTACCCCGCCCATAGAAAAACGATAAAACTTTCTGCCCAATGCTTCCGCAACGGATTTGGCTATGGATGTTTTTCCTACACCGGGAGGTCCCACCAAACATAGGATAGTTCCTCTCCCTTTCGGATTTAACTTACGGACGGCAAGAAATTCCAAAATCCTTTCCTTGACATCTTCCAGTTTATGATGATCTCTATTTAAAATTTTTCTAGCACTGGCTAAATTGACTTCCTTAGGTTTCGGATCTTCCCAAGGGAGAGCTTCCACCAAATCCAGATAATTGCGAACCACATTATAATCGCTTCCTATAGGATCGGTGTTTTTCGCTTTTTCGACTTCCCTGCCTACTTCCCGAATCACTTCTTCGCTAACAGGAATGGCTTTCAATCTTTCGACCAATTGGTCGTATTTGATTTCGGCCTTGTCCTCTCCGATCCCTAACTCTTGTTGGATGGCTTTGAGTTGCTCTCTCAGAAAAAACTGTCTTTGTTGACTATCTATCTTGTCATTGATCTGATCTTGGATTTTTCTTTGTAATATGACAAGCTCTATCTCTTTTTTAAGAAAAAGCAAAACCTTTTCCAAACGATCACCTAGTGAAGTCGCTTCGATGACAGTTTGGTATTCTTCTTTTTCCAAATTGAGTATGGAACAGACGAAATCGGACATTTTGCCCGGTTCGTTCACATTGATCATTGTGAGTTTCATGTCTTCGGTAAACAAAGGATTGTTTTGCGCCAATTCCTTCGTAAGAACAAGTAGTGTTCTCATCAATGCCTTGATATTGTTTTTGGAGGTTCCGAACTCCTCGGGAGGATAAGTTACATTTGCTATCAAAAACGGTTTTTTAGAATGAATGCTTTGAATTTGGAAACGTTGGATCGTGTTTACCAATATATTAATGCTTCCGTCGGGAAGATTGATTTTTTTCAGTATGCGGGCGATGATTCCCACCTGATAGATGTTATTCTCCGAATCCTCATCCGATTCGTCTTTTTTCAAAAGAATCAAACCGATGAATCCGGCGGTCTTTGTTGTTTCTTCAATTGAAGCGATAAATCTTCCCGGAGGAACAATCAACGGAGTAATGATGCCTGGAAATACGGGCCTTACCTTGATAGGCAAAAGGAAAATTTGTTTCGGAAGAGCGTCTTCAATTCTTACGAGTTTGGTCGCACTTTCCCAAGAGTCGTTTTGATCCAATGAGTTCTCCTCAAGTTTTACCATATGTTAAGTTTCTATCTTGTCCGGCCCAACGGCCAACATTTTATCTCGAAACATTGCAGCTTTTTCAAAATCCAAATTCTGAGCAAAACGTAACATTTCTTTCTTTAAAGCTTCTTTCAGATTCTCTTTTGTTTTGTATTTCTTCAAAGT
The nucleotide sequence above comes from Leptospira kobayashii. Encoded proteins:
- the lon gene encoding endopeptidase La, which gives rise to MDQNDSWESATKLVRIEDALPKQIFLLPIKVRPVFPGIITPLIVPPGRFIASIEETTKTAGFIGLILLKKDESDEDSENNIYQVGIIARILKKINLPDGSINILVNTIQRFQIQSIHSKKPFLIANVTYPPEEFGTSKNNIKALMRTLLVLTKELAQNNPLFTEDMKLTMINVNEPGKMSDFVCSILNLEKEEYQTVIEATSLGDRLEKVLLFLKKEIELVILQRKIQDQINDKIDSQQRQFFLREQLKAIQQELGIGEDKAEIKYDQLVERLKAIPVSEEVIREVGREVEKAKNTDPIGSDYNVVRNYLDLVEALPWEDPKPKEVNLASARKILNRDHHKLEDVKERILEFLAVRKLNPKGRGTILCLVGPPGVGKTSIAKSVAEALGRKFYRFSMGGVRDEAEIKGHRRTYIGAMPGKILTALKITGERDPVILLDEIDKMSQGFQGDPQASLLEVLDPEQNATFRDHYLDLPFDLSQVFFIATANTFEPIPRVLLDRMEVIQLSGYITEEKVQIFQKYLWNKIFTKNGLLAKNFSIQKNTLITLINSYSRESGLRGLEKTFDKLVRKLALKHVLKEKYSKEIREKDLIELLGAPPFVDDRMTKPKQPGTALGLAWTSAGGSTLLIEAVFVPGKGGILLTGQMGKMMEESANIALSFIKNYSGLESKFENKTIHLHVPDGATPKDGPSAGITMASALYSLVLGQTIAPGFGMTGELTLTGEVLAIGGLREKIVAAKRVGVKKIIFPRDNESSFKEIPDYVKKGVKFFPVSHFDEVSSLVFPKKKKSK